A stretch of the Aegilops tauschii subsp. strangulata cultivar AL8/78 chromosome 4, Aet v6.0, whole genome shotgun sequence genome encodes the following:
- the LOC109748023 gene encoding uncharacterized protein isoform X2 produces MGVPYAPSLVAFLPEDVGKVLSGGGARRGRSCGGHRHGEEAYGATAPPSDCAGVCHPVEELLVLLRPIPTFKCRYQSRSVRYYCKYVGDVVSSHLHILEQS; encoded by the exons ATGGGCGTCCCGTATGCCCCCTCCCTCGTTGCCTTTCTTCCCGAGGACGTCGGCAAGGTGCTTTCAGGAGGTGGGGCACGGAGGGGGAGGAGTTGCGGCGGACATCGTCATGGGGAGGAGGCGTACGGCGCGACCGCGCCGCCATCGGATTGTGCTGGAGTCTGCCACCCTGTGGAGGAGCTGTTGGTGTTGCTTCGTCCAATCCCCACCTTCAAGTGCCGATATCAGTCCAGGAG TGTCCGATATTACTGCAAATATGTTGGGGACGTCGTCTCCAGCCACCTGCACATATT GGAACAAAGTTAA
- the LOC109748023 gene encoding uncharacterized protein isoform X1: MGVPYAPSLVAFLPEDVGKVLSGGGARRGRSCGGHRHGEEAYGATAPPSDCAGVCHPVEELLVLLRPIPTFKCRYQSRSVRYYCKYVGDVVSSHLHILMNAHNTSFI; this comes from the exons ATGGGCGTCCCGTATGCCCCCTCCCTCGTTGCCTTTCTTCCCGAGGACGTCGGCAAGGTGCTTTCAGGAGGTGGGGCACGGAGGGGGAGGAGTTGCGGCGGACATCGTCATGGGGAGGAGGCGTACGGCGCGACCGCGCCGCCATCGGATTGTGCTGGAGTCTGCCACCCTGTGGAGGAGCTGTTGGTGTTGCTTCGTCCAATCCCCACCTTCAAGTGCCGATATCAGTCCAGGAG TGTCCGATATTACTGCAAATATGTTGGGGACGTCGTCTCCAGCCACCTGCACATATT GATGAATGCCCACAACACATCTTTCATCTGA